One genomic window of Chiloscyllium punctatum isolate Juve2018m chromosome 21, sChiPun1.3, whole genome shotgun sequence includes the following:
- the LOC140492679 gene encoding uncharacterized protein, with product MRSIVLLTCYAIILGLGLCVRVTQFGLWLKQAEDRQWFTISVLANQSTQTLSLDLCELVPCRTKSQLNQTKQNLERERGFQGQTLVLQLHGREGLSRPPAPGVQAMVSVVRDPITPGRDCGQNQCNPLYLTIKNLEKNEARLNRTILGIRVEGQAGWGGKQLCCTYITVIEAESGGSSTTDKQEKIRIIETTDLEKTFEIETGYGEANAWMEWVKYTVRSIKKSDCYACTSARPNPQVVPFPLGWEKHPRAMDCMIRLYQDREAWNDPTCRPLSLKFPPVRSEGAPRPPSFSGVTGTHQACVSRTGLQWDDDVGTFDKCSGSIRLVNETTGGGNYSHIHVPRADLWWYCGGRVLRPTLPQKWTGTCAIVQLAIPFTLVFEKQERPRSSGRTERALETSFDDNIYLDAIGVPRGVPDEYKARNQIAAGFESSLFWWVTINKNVDWINYIYYNQQRFINYTRDAVKGIAEQLDATSRMAWENRLALDMMLAEKGGVCVMIGTQCCTFIPNNTAPDGSITRALDGLTTLADELAENSGIDSGLTDWLEAWFGKWTGVVVPFLVSCIVVAGVLTALGCCVIPCVRGLTQRLIETALTKKDVPYGQVERINLEMEQRESLLGGGSIREGQFDEQARELLNALEKKLTVEKLQAVRKDTGDL from the coding sequence atgcggtcaatcgtattgttaacttgctatgccattatccttgggctgggtctttgtgtgcgtgttacccaatttggcctctggttaaaacaagcagaggaccgtcagtggttcaccatctccgtgcttgccaaccaatcaacacagacacttagcttagacctatgtgagttggtgccctgtaggactaaaagtcaactgaatcaaactaagcagaatctagagagagagaggggattccagggtcagacgttagtattacaattgcatggtagggaaggcctaagtaggcctccagcccccggggtccaggctatggtgtcagttgtccgtgatcccatcacccctggacgggattgtgggcagaatcagtgcaatccgctctatctgaccataaagaacttggaaaagaacgaggcgagacttaatagaacaatattGGGTATTAGAGTTgagggccaggcaggatgggggggaaagcagctgtgctgtacgtatatcacggtcattgaagctgagtctgggggctcatccaccactgataagcaggaaaagattagaataattgagacaacggatttggaaaagacctttgaaatagaaacgggatacggggaggcgaatgcctggatggaatgggtcaaatatactgtgaggagcataaaaaagagtgattgctacgcatgcacgagtgcccgccctaaccctcaggtggtcccattcccgctgggatgggagaaacacccacgagccatggactgcatgataaggctgtaccaggaccgagaggcctggaacgaccccacttgtcgacccttgagtttgaagtttccccccgtcaggtctgagggggcgccccgcccgccatcattctcaggggtaacgggtacgcaccaggcctgcgtctctcggacgggactacagtgggacgacgatgtggggacatttgacaagtgcagcggatcaatccggctggtcaatgaaactaccgggggcgggaattactcccacattcatgtacctagggcagacctctggtggtactgtggtgggagggttctgcgaccgactctgccccaaaaatggacgggcacttgtgcgatcgttcaattggccatcccattcaccctggtattcgaaaaacaagagcgaccccgttctagtggaagaacggagagagctttggagacctctttcgatgataacatatatttagatgccataggggtccccaggggtgttcctgacgaatacaaggctaggaaccagatagcggcgggttttgagtcgtcactgttctggtgggtgaccatcaataagaatgtggattggattaattatatttactacaatcagcagaggttcattaattatacccgggatgcagtgaaaggaatagcagaacaactggacgccactagtaggatggcgtgggaaaataggttggccttagacatgatgttggcagagaaggggggtgtttgtgtcatgataggcactcagtgctgcactttcatcccaaacaacacagcccctgatgggtccatcacccgcgccctggatggactcaccacattggcggacgaactggccgaaaactcgggcattgactctggcctcacggactggttggaagcttggttcggtaaatggacgggggtggtcgttccctttcttgtctcatgtatagtggtggcaggggtactcactgcccttgggtgttgcgttattccctgtgtccggggattaactcaacgactgatcgaaaccgcccttactaagaaagatgttccctatgggcaggttgaacgaataaatctcgagatggaacaacgtgaatccctcttgggcgggggtagtattagagaagggcagtttgatgaacaagctcgggagttattaaatgccctggagaagaaacttacggttgaaaaattacaggccgtaagaaaagacacgggggatttgtag